The Clostridioides sp. ES-S-0010-02 genome window below encodes:
- a CDS encoding arsenic efflux protein — MEMLISASEEAFLHVGSMIGFFILLFGYINYKTSGNFTNIISKNRKYQPLIGALIGAIPGCGGSLAIMPLYISGKLSFGAIIASLIASMGDAAFILISSNIKMYFFVTIVSTITGVITGQLVDYFKLEEKLKLNKYGKSEKHNTDKNYHKDNEESHNHDDIILDNLAKSHGNTNRLAFIITHGKGYKIYIGIVLIGFIFMSLAHSGINLPIIEKLHSLEEAIAVIGILFSIVYMWCFKKVFKNSNQKEEENKKISLREMLIHSVGEISFVITWIFIAYLIYDLIILVLGGDEYLVNLVLSTGVISVFIGAGLGLIPGCGIQIVLMSFYLKGTIPLGAVIANSISQDGDALFPLLAMDKKSSLWAMIITTIPAIIVGIIVYAFLG, encoded by the coding sequence ATGGAAATGTTAATATCTGCTTCTGAAGAAGCATTTTTACATGTGGGTTCTATGATTGGATTTTTTATTTTGCTATTTGGATATATAAACTATAAAACTAGTGGTAATTTTACTAATATTATATCAAAAAATAGAAAATATCAACCTTTAATAGGAGCTTTGATAGGAGCTATACCAGGTTGTGGTGGGAGTTTGGCAATAATGCCATTATATATAAGTGGAAAACTAAGCTTTGGAGCAATCATTGCAAGCTTAATAGCAAGTATGGGAGATGCTGCATTTATACTTATTTCATCAAATATTAAAATGTATTTTTTTGTGACTATAGTTAGTACAATTACAGGAGTAATAACAGGACAACTAGTAGATTATTTTAAGTTAGAAGAAAAATTGAAATTAAATAAATATGGAAAATCAGAAAAACATAATACAGATAAAAATTACCATAAAGATAATGAAGAATCGCATAATCATGATGATATAATTTTGGATAATTTAGCTAAATCTCATGGAAATACAAATAGACTTGCATTTATAATAACACATGGTAAAGGGTACAAAATTTATATAGGAATTGTATTAATAGGTTTTATATTTATGTCTCTTGCTCATTCTGGAATAAATCTTCCTATTATTGAAAAATTACATTCACTAGAAGAAGCAATAGCAGTTATAGGAATACTATTCTCAATAGTTTATATGTGGTGTTTTAAAAAGGTATTTAAAAATTCTAATCAAAAAGAGGAAGAAAATAAGAAAATTTCCCTAAGAGAAATGCTTATACATTCTGTAGGTGAAATTTCATTTGTTATTACATGGATTTTTATTGCATATCTTATTTACGATTTGATAATATTGGTTTTAGGTGGAGATGAATACTTAGTTAATTTAGTTTTATCAACAGGTGTAATTAGTGTATTTATAGGTGCAGGTCTTGGACTTATTCCAGGGTGCGGTATACAAATTGTACTTATGTCATTTTACTTGAAAGGAACTATACCACTTGGTGCAGTAATAGCTAATTCAATATCTCAAGATGGAGATGCACTTTTTCCGCTTTTAGCAATGGATAAAAAATCTTCCTTATGGGCTATGATTATTACTACTATACCAGCTATAATCGTAGGAATTATAGTTTATGCTTTTTTAGGTTAA
- a CDS encoding 4-hydroxy-3-methylbut-2-enyl diphosphate reductase: MNVKIAKNAGFCFGVKRAMKMAWDEVEKNDSGIYALGPLIHNKQAVARYEQKGLKTVDEIDIIPDYENMIIRSHGVPEKVYKEAKNKKLKIVDTTCPFVKKIHTVVSEYHNKGYEIIVIGDMKHPEVIGINGWCENSAIIIKAVEQMENMEFDNSKQYCVVAQTTINPDLYSNIVNKLADKLENIVFNDTICSATKTRQEAAKALAGEVDCMIVIGGKHSSNTQKLVKVCEDLVPTFAIETKDELDVNMLKKYKTLGVTAGASTPDWIIEEVITFIENL; the protein is encoded by the coding sequence GTGAATGTTAAAATAGCAAAAAATGCAGGATTTTGCTTTGGAGTAAAGAGAGCAATGAAAATGGCATGGGATGAAGTAGAGAAAAATGATTCTGGAATATATGCTTTAGGACCTCTTATTCATAACAAGCAAGCAGTAGCAAGATATGAACAAAAAGGTCTTAAAACTGTAGATGAAATCGATATAATACCAGATTATGAAAATATGATAATAAGATCTCATGGAGTTCCTGAGAAAGTATACAAAGAAGCTAAAAATAAAAAACTTAAAATTGTAGATACTACATGTCCATTTGTAAAGAAAATACATACAGTAGTGAGTGAGTATCATAATAAGGGTTATGAAATAATAGTTATTGGAGATATGAAACATCCAGAAGTGATAGGTATAAATGGATGGTGCGAAAACTCAGCAATAATAATAAAAGCTGTAGAGCAAATGGAGAATATGGAATTTGATAATTCAAAACAATATTGTGTTGTTGCACAGACAACAATAAATCCAGATTTATATTCAAATATAGTTAATAAATTAGCTGATAAACTAGAAAATATAGTATTTAATGATACAATCTGTTCAGCCACAAAAACTAGACAAGAAGCAGCTAAAGCATTAGCAGGAGAAGTTGATTGTATGATAGTTATAGGTGGAAAACACAGCTCTAATACTCAAAAGTTAGTAAAAGTTTGTGAAGATTTAGTTCCAACTTTTGCAATAGAAACTAAAGACGAATTGGATGTAAATATGCTTAAGAAGTATAAAACTTTAGGAGTGACAGCAGGAGCATCTACACCAGATTGGATAATAGAGGAAGTAATAACATTTATTGAAAATTTATAA
- a CDS encoding 1-acyl-sn-glycerol-3-phosphate acyltransferase encodes MNFYRFAINIFRCFSKVFFKYEVIGAENIPDRGNIVVASNHKSNLDPVFLAAAIKNREIAAIAKQELFKVKPLGFILKKLHVMPINREKPDVSTIKTILRSIRDGYILGIFPEGTRIKGDNFGKAKAGLSLFTIKSKSKVVPVSIISKYKPFSKVIVYFGEPISFEEHFKEKLSNDDHERMSQEVLEIIKQNYFKYSK; translated from the coding sequence GTGAATTTTTATAGATTTGCAATAAATATTTTTAGATGTTTTTCTAAAGTGTTTTTTAAATATGAAGTTATAGGTGCCGAAAATATACCAGACAGAGGAAATATAGTGGTGGCTTCAAATCATAAATCAAATCTTGACCCTGTATTTTTAGCTGCAGCTATAAAGAATAGAGAGATAGCAGCTATTGCAAAACAAGAATTATTTAAAGTGAAGCCACTAGGTTTTATATTAAAAAAATTGCATGTTATGCCTATAAATAGAGAAAAGCCAGATGTATCCACTATAAAAACTATTTTAAGGTCAATTAGAGATGGTTATATATTAGGAATATTTCCAGAAGGAACAAGAATTAAAGGAGACAACTTTGGCAAAGCTAAGGCAGGTCTTTCTCTATTTACAATAAAGAGTAAATCTAAGGTTGTACCAGTATCGATAATATCTAAGTATAAACCTTTTAGTAAAGTAATTGTGTACTTTGGAGAGCCAATATCATTTGAAGAACATTTTAAAGAAAAGTTAAGTAATGATGACCATGAAAGAATGTCGCAAGAAGTTTTAGAAATAATAAAACAGAATTACTTTAAATATTCAAAATAA
- a CDS encoding (d)CMP kinase, whose translation MSNLIIAVDGPAGAGKSTIAKIVSEKLNINYIDTGAMYRAVTYKCLKNNIDVNNEKEVIKIAKNSDIDFENNNIYLDQKIINNEIRTIEVSNNVSNVAKIKEVRKLMVEVQRKIGTKSSVILDGRDIGSYVFPNADYKFFLVATPEERGNRRYKELCNKGYNTTLKEVIEDIVKRDEIDSNREFAPLVKAEDALEIDTTGKTIDQVVQEVVSKISF comes from the coding sequence ATGAGTAATTTGATTATAGCTGTGGATGGACCAGCAGGGGCTGGTAAAAGTACAATAGCTAAGATAGTATCAGAAAAACTAAATATAAATTATATAGATACAGGTGCTATGTATAGAGCTGTTACTTATAAGTGTTTAAAAAATAATATTGATGTTAATAATGAAAAAGAGGTTATTAAAATAGCTAAAAATTCAGATATAGATTTTGAAAATAATAACATATACTTAGACCAAAAAATTATAAATAATGAAATAAGGACAATAGAAGTAAGCAATAATGTTTCCAATGTAGCTAAGATAAAAGAAGTAAGAAAGTTGATGGTTGAAGTTCAACGAAAAATTGGAACAAAAAGTTCAGTAATATTAGATGGTAGAGATATAGGTTCATATGTTTTTCCAAATGCAGATTATAAATTCTTTTTAGTAGCTACACCAGAAGAAAGAGGAAATAGACGTTATAAAGAACTTTGCAATAAAGGATATAATACTACTTTAAAAGAAGTAATTGAGGATATAGTAAAGAGAGATGAAATTGATTCAAATAGAGAATTTGCACCACTAGTAAAAGCTGAGGATGCACTAGAAATAGATACAACAGGAAAGACTATAGATCAGGTTGTACAAGAAGTTGTATCTAAGATAAGTTTTTAA
- a CDS encoding NAD(P)/FAD-dependent oxidoreductase — protein MSKVIVVGGGPSGMMAALSASKNNNEVILIERNGELGRKLRATGGGRCNFTNNREIEDFFDKVVNNKKFLYSSFYTFTNKNLISYFESKNLEYKIEEENDHKVYTKNDKSIEVIELLNKDLINHNVKIMYNKKVVDIITEEITEQGDHNNNKANYSIKGVILDNGDKILGDKVIISTGGVSYSKTGSDGSMYKVLQNHGHTLNKLYPALAPLTIEEKWIKALQGISMRNVEISCKIKKKKISKSGDMLFAHFGITGPCVLIISSYINKIIEKDKIELNIDFLPNLDVNEISNIIREFPNKNILNNLKQILPQNFLKEILSILSLSDKKANDLSKADEIKIIEYIKNMKLTCNGTTGINTGMVTSGGISVKEINSSTMESKLIKDLFFTGEVIDVDAETGGYNLQIAFSTGYLAGISV, from the coding sequence ATGAGTAAAGTTATAGTGGTTGGTGGAGGTCCATCTGGCATGATGGCAGCCTTGTCAGCTTCGAAAAATAATAATGAAGTAATATTGATTGAAAGAAATGGAGAGTTAGGGAGAAAGTTAAGAGCAACTGGTGGAGGCAGATGTAACTTTACCAACAATAGAGAGATAGAAGATTTTTTTGATAAGGTTGTGAACAATAAAAAATTTCTATACAGTAGCTTTTATACATTTACAAATAAAAATCTTATATCGTACTTTGAAAGTAAAAATTTAGAATATAAGATTGAAGAAGAAAATGACCACAAGGTCTATACTAAGAATGATAAGTCTATAGAAGTAATAGAATTATTAAATAAGGACTTAATTAATCATAATGTAAAGATAATGTATAATAAAAAAGTTGTGGATATTATAACTGAAGAAATTACTGAACAAGGTGACCATAACAATAATAAAGCAAATTATTCAATAAAAGGTGTCATTTTAGATAATGGAGATAAGATATTAGGAGATAAAGTCATTATATCAACTGGAGGAGTTAGTTATTCAAAAACAGGTTCAGATGGTTCAATGTATAAGGTTCTTCAAAATCATGGACATACATTAAATAAACTATATCCTGCTTTAGCGCCACTTACAATAGAAGAAAAATGGATTAAAGCTTTGCAAGGAATATCTATGAGAAATGTAGAAATATCTTGTAAGATTAAGAAAAAGAAAATATCAAAATCAGGAGACATGTTATTTGCACATTTTGGGATAACAGGTCCTTGTGTACTTATAATCTCTTCTTATATCAATAAGATTATTGAAAAAGATAAGATAGAATTAAATATAGATTTTTTACCAAACTTAGATGTCAATGAAATTTCTAATATAATTAGAGAATTTCCAAATAAAAATATCTTAAATAATCTTAAACAGATATTACCTCAAAATTTCTTAAAAGAAATTCTTTCTATATTATCTTTAAGTGATAAAAAAGCAAATGATTTATCTAAGGCTGATGAGATTAAAATTATTGAGTATATAAAAAATATGAAACTAACTTGTAATGGAACTACAGGGATAAACACTGGAATGGTTACTTCTGGTGGTATTTCAGTTAAAGAAATTAATTCTTCTACAATGGAGTCTAAGTTAATAAAGGATTTATTTTTTACAGGTGAGGTGATAGATGTAGATGCAGAAACTGGTGGATATAATTTACAAATAGCATTTTCAACTGGATATCTTGCAGGGATTAGTGTATAA
- a CDS encoding histidine phosphatase family protein, translating to MGNTFYIVRHGQTDWNLLGKTQGHGNSDLTPQGIEQARELSEDIGKYSIDYIFSSDLGRAMQTAQILGDKLNIEVQKTEALREMGFGVWEGLLIKEIQKDYSDIYSTWRNEPHLVNIPEGETLKIIKERVDTFIKELNEKYNDKNIVLVTHSITLRVMLLSFLESGMENIYRIKQDNTALNIVEFKDYGPVVIKMNDTSHIKNHVKINNSALE from the coding sequence ATGGGAAATACTTTTTATATAGTAAGACATGGACAAACAGACTGGAACTTATTAGGAAAAACACAAGGTCATGGTAACTCTGACCTTACACCACAAGGAATAGAACAAGCAAGAGAACTTTCTGAAGACATTGGTAAGTATTCGATTGATTATATTTTTAGTAGTGATTTAGGAAGAGCAATGCAAACAGCTCAAATTTTAGGTGATAAGCTTAATATTGAAGTACAAAAAACTGAAGCACTTAGAGAAATGGGATTTGGAGTTTGGGAAGGTCTTTTAATAAAAGAAATTCAAAAAGACTATTCAGATATATATTCAACATGGAGAAATGAGCCACATTTAGTAAATATACCAGAAGGAGAAACTCTTAAAATTATAAAAGAAAGAGTTGATACTTTTATAAAGGAATTAAATGAAAAATACAATGATAAAAATATAGTTCTTGTTACACATTCAATTACATTGAGGGTTATGTTACTATCATTCTTAGAGTCAGGTATGGAAAATATATACAGAATTAAGCAAGATAATACTGCTTTAAATATAGTAGAGTTTAAAGATTATGGTCCAGTAGTAATAAAGATGAATGATACAAGTCATATAAAAAATCATGTAAAAATAAATAATTCTGCACTTGAGTAA
- a CDS encoding DUF1653 domain-containing protein → MDKPKNSLNIDERKLKCPCIYKHFKGKYYATMGLSKAIDNNDIEKICETYNGKGSTKNKIRYKLDVKHTELDENIYIYIDMNGSFYHKKEKDNNNLVLYKTLYDDTGIFARPLDMFLSKVDRDKYFNPIQEYRFEEFYK, encoded by the coding sequence ATGGATAAACCAAAAAATAGTCTAAATATTGATGAAAGAAAATTAAAATGTCCTTGTATTTATAAACATTTTAAAGGAAAATATTATGCTACAATGGGATTGAGCAAAGCCATTGATAATAATGATATAGAAAAAATCTGTGAAACATACAATGGAAAAGGTTCAACTAAAAACAAAATTAGGTATAAGCTAGATGTTAAGCATACTGAGCTAGATGAAAATATTTATATATATATAGACATGAATGGAAGTTTTTATCATAAAAAAGAAAAAGATAATAATAATTTGGTTTTATATAAAACTCTATATGATGATACAGGGATATTTGCAAGGCCATTAGATATGTTTTTATCAAAAGTAGATAGAGATAAGTATTTTAATCCAATTCAAGAATATAGATTTGAAGAATTTTATAAATAA
- a CDS encoding LytTR family transcriptional regulator DNA-binding domain-containing protein — translation MKEECFINIEYEDKRFSINIKEILYIEKQEYESKIYTENGTYYIGENSSSVRKLLKEENFFKCSNSYIVNLDKCEFYLSNNCIFVGNNFIRVLGLDRKKKLEKKLEKLYDYKY, via the coding sequence ATGAAAGAGGAATGTTTTATTAATATTGAATACGAAGATAAACGTTTTTCAATTAACATTAAAGAAATTTTGTACATAGAAAAGCAAGAGTATGAATCAAAAATTTATACAGAAAATGGAACTTATTATATTGGAGAAAATTCTTCTAGTGTAAGAAAACTACTGAAAGAAGAAAATTTTTTCAAATGCAGTAACAGTTATATTGTAAATTTAGATAAGTGTGAATTTTATCTCAGCAATAATTGTATTTTTGTAGGAAATAATTTTATAAGAGTTTTAGGTTTAGATAGAAAAAAGAAATTAGAAAAGAAGTTAGAAAAATTATATGATTATAAATATTAA
- a CDS encoding histidine kinase, producing MLDTFITIVSSIIEIWACKKVFDYTSKVKTNLMKLNISFLFSIFLIIGSFYINVGANDRIWICILITFIFYKSNYKVNIYKCLVVLFFYWMVLIGINALSMLLVVSMNNLDNMNILLSGNLYRYEAIFFGKLILIILLYIYKISCTNFKISKKELYICVPMIANLLSFFILYDYIINLIKISPERRVVFLVIVLLLILSNISIFALICIILKIKDKKDNIIN from the coding sequence ATGTTAGACACGTTTATAACAATTGTTTCTTCTATTATAGAGATATGGGCATGCAAGAAAGTTTTTGATTATACAAGTAAAGTAAAAACTAATTTAATGAAACTAAATATATCTTTCTTATTTTCTATTTTTCTTATTATCGGTTCTTTTTATATAAATGTAGGAGCTAATGATAGAATATGGATATGTATTCTTATAACTTTTATTTTTTATAAGTCTAATTATAAGGTCAATATATATAAATGTTTAGTGGTTTTGTTTTTTTATTGGATGGTGTTAATAGGTATAAATGCATTGAGTATGCTATTAGTAGTTTCAATGAACAATTTAGATAATATGAATATTTTACTTAGTGGAAATTTATACAGGTATGAAGCTATCTTTTTTGGAAAATTGATTTTAATTATATTATTATACATTTATAAAATTTCTTGTACTAATTTTAAAATTAGTAAAAAAGAATTGTATATATGTGTTCCAATGATAGCAAATTTATTATCATTTTTTATACTTTACGATTATATTATTAATCTTATAAAGATTTCTCCTGAAAGAAGAGTTGTCTTTCTAGTAATAGTTTTACTATTGATATTATCCAATATCTCAATATTTGCATTAATATGTATAATTCTTAAAATTAAAGATAAAAAAGATAATATAATAAATTAA
- a CDS encoding BlaI/MecI/CopY family transcriptional regulator codes for MTISKIPQAELKVMKFIWEKNDTVTSKETIEAMEQKYGWKQTTTLTLLSRLVKKHFLNAEKIDRYTHYTIVVGHKEYLNVETKDFLSNIHDNSLQSLLSALHEDEVIDKDALDLFENHFKNLKDE; via the coding sequence ATGACAATTTCAAAAATACCACAAGCAGAGTTAAAAGTTATGAAGTTTATTTGGGAGAAAAATGATACAGTAACATCAAAAGAAACTATTGAAGCTATGGAACAAAAATATGGATGGAAACAAACAACAACATTGACACTTTTATCAAGACTTGTTAAAAAGCATTTCTTGAATGCAGAAAAAATAGATAGATATACTCATTATACGATAGTTGTTGGTCACAAAGAATATTTGAATGTTGAGACAAAAGATTTTTTAAGTAATATACATGATAATTCTTTACAAAGTTTACTTTCAGCATTACATGAAGATGAAGTGATTGACAAAGATGCATTAGATTTATTTGAAAATCATTTTAAAAATTTAAAGGATGAATAA
- a CDS encoding DUF2798 domain-containing protein, with the protein MPQNKKESLIFTVLMCAFMVFFMSIYNISLHEGLSSETVKNAWMGFPLAYVVGMIFDWFIVSKIAKKIAFCIVNPQSKQIAKAIVISSCMVCGMVICMSLFGAIESVGFSSTTLFVWAVNILNNFIIALPLQLLIAGPLVRFVFRRLFPEGTIVDCL; encoded by the coding sequence ATGCCACAAAATAAAAAAGAAAGTTTGATATTCACAGTGCTTATGTGTGCTTTTATGGTATTTTTTATGAGTATCTATAATATCTCTTTACATGAAGGTCTTTCATCAGAAACTGTAAAAAATGCTTGGATGGGGTTTCCGCTAGCCTATGTAGTAGGTATGATTTTTGATTGGTTTATTGTTTCTAAAATTGCTAAAAAAATTGCATTTTGCATTGTAAATCCACAAAGTAAACAAATTGCAAAGGCCATTGTTATATCAAGTTGTATGGTATGTGGGATGGTTATATGTATGTCTTTATTTGGAGCCATTGAATCAGTTGGTTTCTCTAGCACAACCTTATTTGTATGGGCTGTTAATATACTCAACAACTTTATCATTGCATTGCCGTTGCAACTACTAATTGCAGGCCCTTTAGTGAGATTTGTTTTTAGGAGATTATTTCCTGAAGGAACAATTGTAGACTGTTTATAA
- a CDS encoding cell wall-binding repeat-containing protein, producing the protein MSFKKYVKSLLIVSSLILIMSKAGFVANALDLGIDSDIQYNNRKNMNELDITSSFPDDSFRRDIVEMVLENRNDPTTNEIASKDNYKIYKSDLNKIENCLELNLHKNPDVPNPKKIDNLDGIENFKSLEKLDCSSNNLENIDLSENIKLKYIDISGNKILNIDLKNNSLINELNCDANKLTSLDLKNNKNLVSLFFTSNELTEINLSNNKNLESLQFLNNNLKSIDLSHNPKLQSLNCTNNKLESLNLSNNVILKNLSCSGNNLRELNIKGLVNLEYLGCAKNKLQDLNVSTNINLRSLLCGNNSLTKIDISKNKELNSLECSSQYIEKSIIKIGENIVVDIGKENLKLKELYPRNYDTSTGLLTWKNASDFPSNVNYSLQYKYGPVDDTQYMDVNISVDKLVKCRIRYIDYDGSIINEKEILDNSSMNEIQANPQRENYEFSGWRNNKDEKVYTSEQVSRLVFNDSIDFIATYKKESTGSSGSSGGTSSKEDFNTILSKEKITGTDRNDTSVKISQKGWRKADNIVLINDSSISDALSATPFAKSKDAPILLTQNNNLNKLTEKEINRLEVKNVYIVGGLKSVGEKVVSDLKTKGLNVIRISGNDRYETSIKLAKELDKNSKLSKVVVVNGEKGLADAVSMGAISAKEEMPILLTNQNDDMKDIKDLIANKDISKSYVIGGESLFNTKEVSNTLPSVTKIAGSDRTETNSKVINHFYSKEILNDLYVAKNGMNKQDDLVDALSVGVLAGKTESPVVLVGSGLDNSQKELIKNKKFKNITQIGGNGNEKAFEEIEKIVK; encoded by the coding sequence ATGAGTTTTAAGAAATATGTAAAATCATTATTAATAGTTTCTAGTCTAATATTGATAATGAGTAAAGCTGGTTTTGTAGCAAATGCATTAGATTTAGGTATTGATAGTGATATTCAATATAATAATAGAAAGAATATGAATGAATTAGATATAACAAGTAGTTTTCCAGATGATTCTTTTAGAAGAGATATTGTAGAAATGGTATTGGAAAACAGAAACGATCCAACAACAAATGAAATTGCATCAAAAGATAATTACAAGATATATAAAAGCGATTTAAATAAAATTGAGAATTGTTTAGAATTAAATTTACATAAAAATCCAGATGTTCCTAATCCAAAAAAAATAGATAACTTAGATGGAATAGAAAATTTTAAAAGTCTAGAAAAACTTGATTGTAGTTCAAACAATTTAGAAAATATAGATTTAAGTGAAAATATAAAATTAAAGTATATAGACATTAGTGGAAATAAGATATTAAATATAGATTTAAAAAATAATAGTCTTATTAATGAATTAAATTGTGATGCAAATAAATTAACCAGTTTAGACCTTAAAAATAATAAAAACTTGGTAAGTTTATTTTTTACGAGTAATGAATTAACAGAAATAAATTTAAGTAATAATAAAAATTTAGAAAGTTTGCAATTTCTTAATAACAATTTAAAAAGTATAGATTTAAGCCATAATCCAAAATTACAATCTTTAAATTGTACTAACAATAAACTTGAATCTCTCAACTTAAGTAATAATGTTATTTTAAAAAATTTAAGCTGTTCAGGTAATAATCTAAGAGAATTAAACATAAAAGGGCTTGTAAATCTTGAGTACTTAGGGTGTGCTAAGAATAAATTACAAGATTTAAATGTGTCTACAAATATAAATTTACGTTCTTTACTTTGTGGTAATAATAGTTTAACTAAAATAGATATCAGTAAAAATAAAGAATTAAATTCACTAGAGTGTAGTAGCCAATATATAGAAAAAAGTATTATAAAAATAGGTGAAAACATAGTTGTGGACATAGGAAAAGAAAATTTAAAATTAAAAGAATTATATCCACGAAATTATGACACATCAACTGGTCTTTTAACATGGAAGAATGCTTCTGATTTTCCAAGTAATGTAAATTATAGTTTGCAATATAAGTATGGTCCAGTAGATGACACACAATATATGGACGTAAATATATCAGTAGATAAATTAGTAAAATGTAGAATTAGATATATAGATTATGATGGGAGTATAATTAATGAAAAAGAGATATTAGACAATTCAAGTATGAATGAAATTCAAGCTAATCCTCAAAGAGAAAACTATGAATTCAGTGGTTGGAGAAATAACAAAGATGAAAAAGTATATACATCAGAACAGGTAAGTAGATTAGTTTTTAATGATAGTATTGACTTTATAGCAACTTATAAAAAAGAATCAACGGGCTCAAGTGGTTCTTCTGGTGGAACTTCAAGTAAAGAGGACTTTAATACAATACTATCTAAGGAAAAAATAACAGGTACAGATAGAAATGATACCTCTGTGAAGATAAGCCAAAAAGGTTGGAGAAAAGCTGATAATATAGTATTAATAAATGATTCTAGTATATCAGATGCTTTATCAGCAACACCATTTGCTAAGTCAAAAGATGCACCAATACTACTTACTCAAAATAATAACTTAAATAAGTTAACAGAAAAAGAAATAAATAGATTAGAAGTAAAAAATGTGTATATAGTAGGTGGATTAAAGTCTGTAGGTGAAAAAGTAGTATCTGATTTAAAGACAAAGGGATTAAATGTAATTAGGATATCTGGAAATGATAGATACGAAACATCAATAAAACTTGCAAAAGAATTAGATAAAAACTCCAAGTTGTCAAAAGTGGTAGTGGTTAATGGAGAAAAAGGACTAGCTGATGCAGTAAGCATGGGAGCTATATCAGCAAAAGAGGAAATGCCAATTCTTCTTACCAATCAAAATGATGATATGAAAGATATAAAAGACTTAATAGCTAATAAAGACATATCAAAGTCATATGTAATAGGTGGAGAATCTTTATTTAATACTAAAGAAGTGAGTAATACATTACCATCTGTAACTAAAATAGCGGGTTCTGATAGAACAGAAACTAATTCAAAAGTAATAAATCATTTCTATAGCAAAGAGATACTTAATGACTTATATGTAGCTAAGAATGGAATGAATAAACAAGATGATTTAGTAGATGCTTTATCAGTAGGAGTACTTGCAGGTAAAACTGAATCTCCAGTAGTCTTAGTTGGAAGTGGATTAGATAATAGTCAAAAAGAGTTAATTAAGAATAAGAAATTTAAAAATATAACTCAAATTGGTGGGAATGGAAATGAGAAAGCTTTTGAGGAAATAGAAAAAATAGTTAAGTAG